Proteins found in one Timaviella obliquedivisa GSE-PSE-MK23-08B genomic segment:
- the htpG gene encoding molecular chaperone HtpG, with amino-acid sequence MATILEQGNISIHTENIFPIIKKWLYSDHEIFLRELISNAVDAIQKMKMVSFSGEFSGELGEPEVKITVDKDNKKLSITDNGIGMTADEVKQYINQVAFSSAEEFVQKYKDSSDRQIIGHFGLGFYSAFMVATQVEIDTLSYQGGAQAVHWSCDGSTQFELSDSARTERGTTVTLTLQDEELEYLEDHRIKQLVKTYCDFLPFPIKLEAEQINKQKAPWKESASNLTSEDYLEFYRYLHPFQEEPLLWVHLNTDYPFVVNGILYFPKLKPDVDVTKGQIKLFCNQVFVSDNCEEVIPRFLLPLRGVVDSTDIPLNVSRSFLQNDRTVRRIADYIAKKVGDRLKELYRDDRTQYIRCWQDLSTFVKFGSMNDDKFKKQVEDILIYRTTADLSVPSDATVEVQPVEGDAWQEVASSPDNSLDGKSYTTLNEYLERNKTRHENRVYYCTDAASQTTYVELHKSQGLEVLFMDSFIDSHFISFLEQEHSDVKFSRVDSDLDETLIDKDKATEIVDPTTNKTRSEQIKDLFEKSLGKPRVTIRTEALKSDDAQTSPPAIVLLPEALRRMQEMNALIMQQMVEFPEEHTLLVNTSHPLIQNLVNLNQGSIIAEGGQSPSAELATLICQHVYDLALIAQKGFDADSMKSFVERSNQVLTRLTQ; translated from the coding sequence ATGGCAACTATTCTGGAACAAGGCAACATCAGCATCCATACCGAAAATATTTTCCCTATTATTAAAAAGTGGCTCTACTCAGATCATGAAATCTTTCTGAGAGAGCTAATTTCTAACGCCGTTGATGCCATCCAGAAAATGAAGATGGTGTCGTTCTCAGGTGAGTTTTCAGGCGAGTTGGGCGAACCCGAAGTAAAAATCACCGTTGATAAAGATAATAAGAAGCTGTCAATTACTGATAATGGTATTGGTATGACGGCTGATGAAGTTAAGCAATACATTAATCAAGTCGCATTTTCTAGCGCCGAAGAATTCGTCCAGAAGTATAAGGACAGTAGCGATCGCCAAATTATTGGGCATTTCGGTTTAGGCTTCTACTCCGCCTTCATGGTGGCAACTCAGGTTGAAATTGATACTCTTTCTTACCAAGGAGGCGCTCAGGCAGTCCATTGGTCTTGCGATGGCTCCACTCAATTTGAACTCAGCGATTCTGCCCGAACCGAGCGGGGCACTACAGTCACTCTCACCCTCCAAGACGAAGAACTAGAATACCTAGAGGATCATCGGATCAAGCAGCTTGTCAAAACTTACTGCGACTTTTTGCCCTTCCCCATCAAGCTTGAAGCAGAGCAAATTAACAAGCAAAAAGCTCCCTGGAAAGAATCTGCCAGCAATCTTACTTCGGAAGATTACCTGGAGTTCTACCGCTACCTTCATCCCTTTCAAGAAGAGCCTTTGCTTTGGGTACATTTGAACACTGACTACCCTTTCGTGGTCAACGGCATCCTTTACTTTCCTAAGCTTAAGCCTGATGTAGATGTTACTAAAGGACAAATTAAACTATTCTGCAATCAGGTTTTTGTTAGCGACAACTGCGAAGAAGTTATCCCGCGCTTCCTGCTGCCTTTACGTGGCGTAGTTGATAGCACCGACATTCCTTTGAATGTCTCTCGTAGCTTTTTGCAAAACGATCGCACCGTTCGCCGCATTGCCGACTACATTGCCAAGAAAGTGGGCGATCGCCTCAAAGAACTCTACCGCGACGATCGCACCCAATATATTCGCTGTTGGCAAGACCTCAGCACCTTCGTCAAATTCGGCTCCATGAACGACGACAAGTTCAAAAAGCAAGTCGAAGACATCCTCATTTATCGCACCACTGCCGATCTCAGCGTTCCTAGTGATGCCACGGTAGAAGTCCAACCTGTTGAAGGCGATGCATGGCAGGAAGTTGCTTCTAGCCCCGACAACTCCCTAGACGGCAAATCCTATACGACCCTGAATGAGTATTTAGAGCGCAACAAAACTCGTCACGAAAATCGGGTTTACTACTGCACCGATGCAGCCTCCCAAACCACCTATGTAGAACTTCACAAGAGCCAAGGCTTAGAAGTCCTATTTATGGACTCCTTCATCGACAGCCACTTCATCAGCTTTTTGGAGCAAGAACACTCAGACGTGAAGTTCTCGCGGGTCGATTCCGATTTAGACGAAACCCTCATCGACAAAGATAAAGCCACCGAAATTGTTGACCCTACTACTAACAAAACTCGTAGCGAGCAAATCAAGGATCTGTTTGAAAAATCCTTGGGCAAACCTAGAGTTACCATTCGGACTGAGGCACTTAAGTCTGATGATGCTCAAACATCTCCTCCGGCGATCGTGCTGCTGCCCGAAGCACTTCGACGAATGCAAGAAATGAACGCCCTGATCATGCAGCAAATGGTGGAATTCCCTGAAGAGCATACTCTTCTAGTCAATACTTCCCACCCGCTGATTCAAAACCTCGTCAACCTCAATCAGGGCAGCATCATTGCAGAAGGCGGACAATCACCTTCTGCCGAATTGGCAACGCTCATCTGTCAGCATGTCTATGATTTGGCACTGATTGCTCAAAAAGGTTTTGATGCAGACAGCATGAAGTCTTTTGTAGAACGCTCTAATCAAGTGTTAACCCGCCTAACACAATAG
- a CDS encoding glycosyltransferase has product MAAIFGAPKITGFADSSVQPTPRIAVLMPAHDEAGGIRLVLEKLLPQLSPQDRLVVIADNCSDDTAAIAKEVGAVVIERHDLQRLGKGYALDYGINFLELDPPEVVVLVDADCRVEEGTVARISQQAIAINQPVQAVYLMDRPSQPTPKDSVSALAFLVKNQVRPLGLEKLGFPCLLTGTGMAFPWSVLRGAKLASSNIVEDMQLAVDLIIAGYPTSFCADARVHGILPQQERAAKSQRTRWEQGHLKTALTQIPRLLQAAIQQRRIDLVAIAFDLCIPPLSLLVTLWTLGLIMTLLAGAFGISTGSLMAFLALEGGLILISVLSAWAKFGRDLPILSLLVVPFYILWKLPLYLNFIVNPQTKWVRTERDIDGAKLNQ; this is encoded by the coding sequence ATGGCGGCAATTTTTGGCGCACCTAAAATTACAGGCTTTGCCGACTCGAGCGTCCAACCCACTCCCCGAATTGCTGTGCTGATGCCAGCGCATGATGAAGCAGGAGGGATTCGTTTAGTGTTAGAAAAGCTACTGCCTCAGCTTTCGCCTCAAGACAGGCTAGTAGTGATTGCCGATAATTGTAGTGACGATACAGCAGCGATCGCGAAAGAAGTTGGCGCTGTTGTTATTGAGCGACATGACCTACAGCGACTAGGGAAAGGCTATGCCCTTGACTACGGAATAAATTTTTTGGAGCTTGATCCGCCAGAAGTAGTGGTTTTGGTTGATGCAGATTGTCGGGTTGAAGAAGGGACTGTAGCGCGGATTTCCCAACAGGCGATCGCGATAAATCAGCCTGTTCAAGCAGTTTATTTAATGGATCGACCGAGCCAGCCCACTCCTAAAGACTCAGTGTCAGCTTTAGCCTTCTTGGTCAAGAACCAGGTGCGTCCCTTGGGTTTAGAGAAGTTGGGGTTTCCCTGTCTGTTGACTGGAACTGGCATGGCATTTCCTTGGTCTGTGCTTCGAGGTGCAAAGCTAGCTAGTAGCAATATTGTCGAAGATATGCAGCTTGCAGTTGATCTCATTATTGCGGGATACCCCACTAGCTTTTGCGCCGATGCGAGAGTACATGGAATTTTACCCCAGCAAGAACGGGCTGCTAAAAGCCAAAGAACTCGCTGGGAGCAGGGTCACCTTAAGACTGCGCTCACCCAGATTCCTCGATTATTGCAAGCTGCAATTCAGCAACGGCGAATTGATTTAGTGGCGATCGCCTTTGACTTATGTATTCCACCGTTATCTTTGCTCGTCACGCTATGGACTTTAGGACTGATCATGACGTTGCTCGCTGGAGCATTTGGAATTTCCACGGGCTCCTTGATGGCTTTTCTAGCGTTAGAGGGAGGCTTGATTTTGATTTCAGTCTTGAGCGCTTGGGCAAAGTTTGGACGAGATTTGCCAATACTATCTTTACTGGTCGTGCCGTTTTACATTCTTTGGAAGTTACCACTCTACTTGAACTTTATCGTCAACCCTCAGACCAAATGGGTGCGTACAGAGCGAGATATTGATGGAGCAAAACTCAACCAATAA
- the rfbD gene encoding dTDP-4-dehydrorhamnose reductase yields the protein MKDILLIGKMGQVGQELQRTLANIGKITSVGHESLDLSQADLIRRMICDVQPSLIINAAAYTAVDKAESEPDLAAAINAEAPIVMAEEAQQIGASLIHISTDYVFDGHKNTPYLENDVPNPVSVYGKTKLAGEAGISQVYAQSSELPYAILRTAWVYGTRGKGNFAKTMLRLGAERDEVRVVADQIGSPTSASDIARAIATLSTHFLSPLENDVPTGIYHFTNSGVASWYDFAVAIFEEARALGVSLKCDRVVPITTQDYPTPAIRPAYSVLSCQKISTVLEAFPIHWRQALRQMLTEFYSQPS from the coding sequence GTGAAAGACATTTTACTCATTGGAAAGATGGGGCAAGTAGGGCAAGAACTACAGCGAACTTTAGCTAACATCGGTAAAATTACGAGTGTTGGGCATGAAAGTCTTGACTTATCCCAGGCGGATCTGATTCGTCGAATGATTTGTGACGTTCAACCTAGCTTAATTATTAATGCCGCAGCTTACACGGCGGTTGACAAGGCTGAATCAGAGCCGGATCTGGCAGCAGCAATCAATGCAGAAGCTCCAATTGTGATGGCGGAGGAAGCTCAACAGATCGGGGCTTCTTTAATTCATATTTCGACGGATTATGTGTTTGATGGACACAAAAATACGCCTTATCTTGAAAATGATGTTCCGAATCCTGTGAGCGTTTATGGAAAAACTAAGCTTGCAGGCGAAGCAGGGATTTCGCAGGTTTATGCCCAGTCCTCAGAGCTTCCTTACGCGATTCTTAGAACGGCTTGGGTCTATGGAACTCGGGGTAAAGGCAATTTTGCTAAAACAATGTTACGACTGGGGGCTGAGCGTGATGAGGTGCGGGTAGTGGCTGATCAGATTGGCTCTCCAACCAGCGCCTCTGATATTGCTAGGGCGATCGCCACACTTTCGACTCATTTCCTGAGTCCGCTTGAAAATGACGTTCCAACTGGGATCTATCACTTTACCAATAGTGGCGTTGCCAGTTGGTACGATTTTGCAGTGGCGATTTTTGAAGAAGCTAGAGCTTTAGGGGTTTCACTAAAGTGTGATCGTGTTGTCCCGATCACGACTCAAGATTACCCCACTCCGGCAATCCGTCCAGCTTATTCAGTGCTTTCGTGTCAAAAAATATCGACGGTTTTAGAAGCTTTCCCAATTCACTGGCGACAAGCACTTAGACAAATGCTCACTGAATTTTATTCACAACCCTCATGA
- the rpmB gene encoding 50S ribosomal protein L28, whose amino-acid sequence MAKCCDLTGKQANNAYAVSHSHRRTKKVQEANLQVKRVWWAQGKRWVKLRISTKAIKTLERKGLDAMAKEAGIDLRKY is encoded by the coding sequence ATGGCTAAATGTTGTGACCTCACGGGTAAACAGGCAAACAATGCCTATGCCGTTTCCCACTCTCACCGACGCACCAAGAAGGTTCAAGAAGCAAATCTTCAAGTTAAGCGCGTTTGGTGGGCGCAAGGCAAACGCTGGGTCAAGCTACGCATTTCCACCAAAGCAATCAAGACTCTAGAGCGTAAAGGTCTTGATGCAATGGCAAAGGAAGCAGGCATTGACCTCAGAAAATATTAA
- a CDS encoding glucose-1-phosphate thymidylyltransferase, with protein MKAIILAGGKGTRLRPLTHTGAKQLVPVANKPILWYGIESIVEAGITEIGIIISPETGEEVKAQTGNGDRFGAQITYILQDKPAGLAHAVKVAQTFLEDSPFVMYLGDNLVQSDLALFIEAFRDHHLDALTLLCPVANPSAFGVAKVDENGKLLQLVEKPKVPPSNLALVGIYIFATTIHDAIASIHPSARGELEITDAIQSLIEQNKAVEARQIHGWWLDTGKKDDLLEANRVILDTCLQHQVQGDVDAQSQIIGRVQIGQGSKVINCTIRGPVIIGEDCHLENCFIGPYTSVADQVTLIQADLEHSVILQGAKIDAIHQRIVDSVIGQRAHIKEAPRRPKALRFMIGDDCQIELN; from the coding sequence ATGAAAGCAATTATCCTCGCAGGTGGTAAAGGTACTCGGCTTCGCCCTTTAACTCATACAGGTGCAAAGCAGCTTGTTCCCGTTGCTAATAAGCCTATTCTTTGGTACGGTATCGAATCCATTGTAGAAGCGGGCATCACCGAAATTGGAATTATTATTAGCCCAGAAACAGGTGAAGAAGTCAAAGCCCAAACTGGAAATGGCGATCGCTTTGGGGCTCAGATTACTTACATTTTGCAAGATAAGCCAGCCGGACTTGCCCACGCGGTTAAAGTGGCTCAGACCTTTTTAGAAGACTCGCCTTTTGTGATGTATCTCGGCGATAACCTGGTTCAAAGCGACTTAGCGCTTTTTATTGAAGCCTTTCGAGACCATCATTTAGATGCACTCACGCTCCTTTGTCCAGTTGCAAACCCTAGCGCGTTCGGGGTAGCTAAGGTGGATGAGAATGGAAAGCTTTTACAACTGGTAGAAAAACCGAAGGTTCCGCCTTCTAACCTAGCGTTGGTCGGAATCTATATTTTTGCGACTACGATTCACGATGCGATCGCTTCTATTCACCCCTCTGCACGGGGCGAACTAGAAATCACAGATGCAATTCAATCACTAATTGAGCAGAACAAAGCAGTCGAGGCGCGTCAGATTCATGGCTGGTGGCTGGATACCGGCAAGAAAGATGACCTTCTAGAAGCCAATCGAGTCATTTTGGATACGTGTTTGCAACATCAAGTTCAGGGCGATGTTGATGCCCAAAGTCAAATCATTGGACGGGTACAGATTGGGCAAGGCTCAAAGGTTATCAACTGCACGATTCGGGGTCCCGTAATTATTGGGGAGGACTGCCATCTAGAGAACTGCTTTATTGGCCCTTACACCAGCGTTGCCGATCAAGTCACCTTGATTCAGGCAGACCTAGAGCATAGTGTGATTTTACAAGGTGCTAAAATCGACGCGATTCATCAGCGCATTGTTGATAGTGTCATTGGTCAACGTGCCCATATTAAAGAAGCTCCCCGCCGTCCTAAAGCATTGCGCTTTATGATTGGCGATGATTGTCAAATTGAATTGAA